The following proteins are encoded in a genomic region of Planococcus lenghuensis:
- a CDS encoding energy-coupling factor transporter transmembrane component T family protein — protein MMEKMIFGRFIPGDSLVHRLDPRAKILFVFVFIAIVFIANNTLTYAVLLGFTFLVIMLSKIRLYFLINGLRPVMLLLVFTFLLHIFFTQEGDLLLDFGFIEIYEEGLRQGIFIAIRFLVLVFMTSILTLTTSPISITDGTEILLNPFKRFKLPVHELALMMSISLRFIPTLMDETGKILKAQTARGSDISSGPLKERLRAVTPLLIPLFVSAFKRAEDLATAMEVRGYRGGEGRTRYRQLEWHARDSVSLLLLALLAVVLWYFRS, from the coding sequence ATGATGGAAAAGATGATTTTCGGTCGCTTCATACCTGGTGATTCACTGGTTCACCGGCTGGATCCGCGGGCGAAAATCCTGTTTGTGTTTGTGTTCATTGCTATTGTCTTCATTGCAAATAATACATTGACATACGCGGTACTGCTTGGCTTCACGTTCCTGGTAATTATGCTGTCGAAAATCCGGCTGTATTTTCTCATTAACGGATTAAGACCTGTAATGCTGCTGCTCGTTTTTACGTTTTTGTTGCATATCTTTTTCACGCAAGAAGGTGATTTGCTGCTGGACTTCGGCTTTATTGAAATCTACGAAGAAGGACTCCGGCAAGGAATTTTCATCGCTATCCGGTTTTTAGTGCTTGTGTTCATGACCAGTATTCTGACGCTCACCACATCACCGATCTCCATAACGGATGGTACGGAGATTCTATTAAACCCATTTAAGCGCTTTAAACTGCCCGTGCATGAGCTAGCTTTAATGATGTCCATTTCGCTCCGGTTCATTCCTACGCTGATGGATGAAACCGGCAAAATTCTGAAGGCCCAGACAGCGAGGGGCTCCGACATCAGTTCCGGTCCATTGAAAGAGCGGCTGCGGGCTGTCACGCCATTGCTGATTCCGCTGTTTGTCAGTGCGTTCAAACGGGCAGAGGACCTCGCAACAGCGATGGAAGTCCGCGGCTATCGCGGCGGAGAGGGACGGACACGCTACCGGCAGCTTGAATGGCATGCCCGTGATTCAGTCAGTCTGCTATTACTCGCTTTGCTGGCAGTTGTCTTGTGGTATTTTCGGTCGTAA
- the truA gene encoding tRNA pseudouridine(38-40) synthase TruA: MKRIKAVIAYDGSGFSGFQVQPNKRTVQAVLIQALGKMHKQTEFKVTASGRTDAKVHALGQVIHFDTWLAIPIARWPIAINSLLPADIRVLTAEEAADDFHARFSAAGKTYRYKWKISNIISPFTRNFCTHLPIKPDVEAMRRAARAFPGTHDFSSFCSANTPVIDKVRTVYQLELEDRGDEIHLVISGSGFLYNMVRIIAGTLLEIGMGIRSPEEAAKIIAAQDRDRAGKTAPPQGLYLEKVDYGS, from the coding sequence ATGAAGCGGATTAAAGCGGTGATTGCCTATGACGGAAGCGGCTTTTCGGGCTTTCAAGTGCAGCCGAACAAACGGACGGTTCAAGCGGTGTTAATTCAGGCGCTCGGCAAAATGCATAAGCAGACAGAATTCAAAGTGACAGCGAGTGGCCGGACGGATGCAAAAGTGCATGCACTCGGCCAAGTCATTCATTTTGATACTTGGCTCGCGATTCCGATTGCGCGTTGGCCGATCGCTATCAATAGTTTGCTGCCGGCAGATATCCGGGTATTGACTGCCGAAGAAGCGGCGGACGATTTTCATGCCCGTTTTTCTGCTGCCGGTAAGACATACCGTTACAAGTGGAAAATCAGCAACATAATCAGCCCATTTACCCGCAATTTCTGTACACATTTGCCGATAAAACCGGATGTTGAAGCAATGCGGAGGGCGGCTCGTGCGTTCCCGGGCACTCATGATTTTTCAAGTTTTTGTTCGGCCAATACACCCGTCATTGATAAAGTGCGAACTGTCTATCAGCTGGAGCTTGAAGATCGTGGAGATGAGATTCATCTCGTGATCAGCGGATCCGGTTTTCTTTATAATATGGTCCGGATTATCGCGGGAACGTTATTGGAAATCGGTATGGGTATCCGCTCACCGGAAGAAGCTGCTAAGATCATTGCCGCACAAGACCGGGATAGAGCCGGAAAAACAGCACCGCCGCAAGGTTTATACTTGGAAAAAGTCGACTACGGAAGCTGA
- the rplM gene encoding 50S ribosomal protein L13 — protein MRTTFMAKGHEVDRKWYVVDAEGQTLGRLASEVAAILRGKNKPTFTPNVDTGDHVIIINADKIELTGKKLTDKIYYRHSQFPGGLKQRTALEMRTKYPTQMLELAIKGMLPKNSLGRQTFKKLHVYAGSEHKHQAQQPEVYELRG, from the coding sequence ATGCGTACAACATTCATGGCTAAAGGTCACGAAGTCGATCGCAAATGGTACGTAGTAGACGCTGAAGGACAAACGCTCGGCCGTTTGGCTTCTGAAGTCGCTGCAATCCTGCGCGGCAAAAACAAACCGACATTCACACCGAATGTGGACACTGGCGATCACGTTATCATCATCAATGCGGATAAAATCGAACTGACAGGCAAGAAACTGACAGACAAGATCTACTACCGTCACTCTCAGTTCCCAGGCGGACTGAAACAGCGTACAGCACTTGAAATGCGCACAAAATACCCGACGCAAATGCTTGAACTTGCAATCAAAGGCATGCTTCCGAAGAATTCACTCGGACGTCAGACGTTCAAGAAACTGCACGTATATGCAGGTTCTGAACATAAGCATCAGGCTCAGCAGCCGGAAGTATACGAACTTCGCGGATAA
- the rpsI gene encoding 30S ribosomal protein S9, which produces MAQVQYIGTGRRKSSVARVRLVPGDGTITINNRSVEDYIPFAALREVIKQPLATTETLGSYDINVNVDGGGYTGQAGAIRHGIARALLQVDPDFRPALKSAGLLTRDPRMKERKKYGLKAARRAPQFSKR; this is translated from the coding sequence TTGGCACAAGTACAATATATCGGCACAGGCCGTCGTAAAAGCTCCGTTGCCCGCGTACGTCTCGTACCTGGCGATGGCACAATCACAATCAACAACCGGAGTGTAGAAGACTACATTCCGTTCGCAGCACTTCGTGAAGTGATCAAGCAGCCGCTTGCAACTACTGAAACTCTCGGCAGCTATGACATCAACGTAAACGTAGACGGCGGCGGTTATACAGGTCAGGCAGGCGCAATCCGTCACGGAATCGCACGTGCGCTTCTGCAGGTAGATCCGGATTTCCGTCCGGCACTGAAATCTGCGGGTCTTCTGACACGTGACCCACGAATGAAAGAACGTAAGAAATACGGTCTTAAAGCAGCACGTCGTGCACCACAGTTCTCAAAGCGTTAA